GGGCACACGCGTTACCTATGTCGGCGACGGCAACAATGTGGCCAACAGCCTCATCATCGGCTGCGCGGCCATGGGGCTCAACCTCGATCTCGCATGCCCCGCCGGGTATGATCCCGATCCTGGCTTCCTCGCTGAGGGCCAGAGGCGGGCGGCGGAAAATGGCGGGACGGTCCGTGTTCTCAGGGATCCGGTGGAAGCCGCGGCGGGGTCGCAGTTCCTGTACACCGATGTATGGACGAGCATGGGCCAGGAGGAGGAATCAGAGAAACGAAGGCACGACCTGGCCGATTACCAGCTCAACGGAAGGCTTCTTGATGCGGCGGCCCAGGGCGCCGGAATTATGCACTGTCTGCCTGCTCACAGGGGCGAGGAGATCACAGATGAGATGATGGAACATCCAGCATCCATCGTTTTCGATCAGGCGGAAAACCGGCTGCACGCACAGAAAGCCATTTTAGAGTGGCTGCTGACAACAAGGGAGAAATAATGGCAAAACCTGTGGTAAAAAAGGTCGTCCTCGCATACTCGGGTGGATTGGACACCTCCGTCATCCTCACATGGTTGAGAGAGGAATACGGTTGTGAGGTCGTAGCCTTCGCTGCCGACCTGGGACAGGGCGATGAAATGGACGGCATCAGGGAAAAAGCCTTGAATACCGGGGCGAGCGAGGTCTTTATTGAGGATCTCAAAGAGGAATTCGTCAGGGATTTCGTCTTCCCGGCTCTGAAGGGCAATGCCATTTATGAGGGATTCTACCTGCTTGGCACATCCATCGCGAGGCCTCTTATAGCCAAAGCGCAGATCGATATTGCCAGGCGGCTGGGCGCCGACGCGGTGGCCCATGGCGCCACAGGAAAGGGAAATGACCAGGTCAGGTTCGAATTGGGATATCACGCACTGATGCCCGGCATTACCGTCATCGCCCCCTGGAGGGAATGGGACCTTGGCAGCAGAACATCCCTCATGGAGTATGCCCGAAAGCACGATATCCCCATCCCTGTCACCAGAGACAAACCTTACAGCAGCGATCGGAACCTCCTTCACATCAGCTATGAGGGGGGCATCCTGGAGGATCCATGGCAAGAGCCGGACGAGTCCATGTTTACCCTTAGTGTAGCGCCTGAAAACGCCCCTGAAACCCCTGAATACATAACGGTGGATTTTGAGGGCGGAACGCCTGTGGCGGTGGACGGGAAAGCGTTGTCCCCGGCCAACCTCCTCTTGCACCTCAACGAGGCGGGCGGCAGGCACGGGGTGGGCAGGCTTGACTTGGTGGAAAACCGCTATGTCGGTATGAAGTCCAGGGGCGTTTACGAAACCCCCGGAGGAACAATCCTCTATTACGCTCACCGTGCGGTGGAATCCCTGACCATGGACCGGGAGGTAATGCATCAAAGGGACTCCCTGACCCCCCGCTTTTCAGAGCTGATCTACAACGGATATTGGTTCTCCCCCGAGATGGAGTGGATGTTGAAGTGTATTGAGGAGACCCAGCGGGACGTAACCGGGACCGCCAGGATAAAACTCTACAAGGGTTCCTGCCGCGTTGTGGGGAGAAAAGCGCCCCATTCCCTCTACATGCACGATTTCGCCACCTTCGAGGAAGAATCGGTATTCGACCAGGCCGACTCCACCGGTTTTATCAGGGTCAACGCCCTGCGTCTGCAGATCAGCGCCATGGCAAAGGCTCGGGACAAGTAACCTTTTCACGGCATCGTTCTGAATAGAACACAGGAGAACCGATGCGGGACGGAACCGGATCTCGACATTGAAGGGATGACAGCATGAGCAAAAAACCATGGAAGGGTCGTTTCCAGGAGGAAACCACCGATCTTATGGAACGGTTTTCCGAATCGGTCTCATTCGATCAGCGGCTTTACCGCCACGATATCGATGGGAGCATTGCCCACGCCCGGATGTTGGGAGAGAGGGGCATTATCCCGGAGGAAAACTCGCGAGAAATAGTTGAAGGCCTGAAGAGCATCCTGGCACAGATCGACGGCGGAACACTGAAATGGGACCAAGCCCTCGAGGATGTTCACATGAACATCGAATCCTCTCTCGTCGACCTTGTCGGGGACGCCGGTCTGAAGCTTCACACGGCCAGAAGCCGCAACGACCAGGTGGCGCTGGACTTCAGGATGTTCATCCGTGAGGAGTCCGGACGGCTGGGCGATCTCCTGGGCGCTCTCCTCGAGTCCCTCCTCCGGACGGCTGAGGGACACTTTGGCACGGTGATGCCCGGTTATACCCACATGCAGCGCGCTCAGCCTGTCCTGCTTTCTCATCATCTCATGGCCTTTTTCGAGATGTTCAGACGTGACCACGGACGATTTGCCCAAGTGGTGGACAACCTTGACGTTTCCCCTCTCGGCGCCGGCGCTCTGGCCGGGACCACATTTCCCATTGATCGGGAAAAAACAGCGCTGGACCTTGGTTTTTCCAGGATATCGCGAAACAGCATGGACGCTGTTTCCGACAGGGATTTTGCGGCGGAATTCCTTTTCGCCGCAGCTCTGTGTCAGGTCCATCTCAGCCGGTTGGCTGAGGAGATCGTCCTGTGGTCCACGCAGGAGTTCTCTTTCGTCATCCTGCCGGACTCCTACTGCACCGGAAGCAGCATGATGCCCCAGAAGAAAAATCCTGATCCGGCCGAACTCGTGAGGGGAAAGGCCGGAAGGGCCATCGGCAACCTGACGTCCCTCCTGGTTATACTCAAGGGCCTGCCCTTGACGTACAACCGCGACCTGCAGGAGGACAAGGAGCCTGTATTTGATTCGGCCGACACCCTTTCAGCTTCCATTGAGATCATGACGGGGTTGATCTCCAAAACCAGATTCGACCGGAAGCGGCTTCAGCAGGCCACTGTGGACGGTTTCACTACTGCCACCGACCTGGCGGATTACCTGGTCACCAGGGATGTCCCTTTCCGGAGGGCTCACGAAATTGTGGGGGAAATGGTGCGCGACTGTCTGGAGAGGGAATGTGCCCTCACTGATCTTACCCTCGACGAGATGCGGCGTTACTGTGAACAAATTGATCAGGATGTATATGACGCATTGTCCGTTCAGTCTTCGGTGAAACGGAGGGATGTTGCCGGTGGAACTGCACCCGGACGTGTCAAAAAAGCCATGGAAGAGGCCCGTGTTTTCCTGGATCAGAATACCGGCGCTGATTAGCGCTCTGGCCCTGGCCGTTATGTCCGGCTCCTGCGGGGTCATGGGGCCGCCGGTTAATCCAACAGGGATCTGGGGCCCGGAAAAAACGCCTTCGGCAATAAACGTCAGCTCTCCCGCTGGTTCGGACGACATCCTGCCCCCGGGCAATGCCCCGGCAATTGACAGCCCCTGATTCTCTCTGTTAGGCTGAGTGTCCTTTTTAGCTGGTTATTTCGCTGAGGCTCGTCGGAGTGCGTCAAGTGAACTACTTTACCTACAGGGGAAACGAGCTTTACTGCGAGGAGGTGCCGGTAGAGGCCATCGCCGGTGAGGTTGGCACACCTTTCTACCTGTACAGTGCCACTACCATCGAACGTCATTACAGGGTGTTTGAGGAAGCCTTCGCCGACGTCAGGCATCTTGTCTGTTTCTCGGTGAAATCCAACTCCAACCTTGCCGTCCTGAACCTGATGGGATCCATGGGCGCCGGCGCCGACATCGTCTCGTCCGGAGAACTCTTCAGGGCGATGAAAAGCGGTATCGACCCCGGGAAGATCGTCTATTCCGGCGTGGGAAAGAGGGATGACGAAATCCGGCATGCCCTTTCCTCTGGAATACTGATGTTCAATGTCGAGTCTGAAGAGGAGTTGAAGGCGATTGGACGCATCGCCGAAGACATGTCAATGGTGGCTCCGGTCTCCCTGCGCGTGAACCCTGATGTCGACCCCGGGACACACCCTTATATTTCCACGGGGATGAAGAAAAACAAGTTCGGCATCCCGATAGTCGAAGCACGCTCCCTTTATCGGACGGCCGCCGGGATGGACCATCTGGATGTGGTGGGAATCGACTGCCATATCGGCTCGCAACTGACTACTGCCACCCCCTTCGGTGACGCAATATCCAAAATGATGGAACTGGTCTACCATCTGGAAAACGACGGGATAAGGATAGATTATATTGACGTCGGCGGAGGGCTTGGTATTGTCTATGACAAGGAGTCTCCTCCGCTGCCCGCAAGCTATGCCGAAACGATCCTCCGCGCGGTTGGAAACTCCGACCGAACCCTCATCTTCGAACCCGGTCGTGTTCTGGTGGGGAACGCCGGGGCGCTCATAACCAGGGTCCTTTTCAACAAGCGGGGCTCGACAAAAAATTTCGTTATCGTGGACGCCGGCATGAACGACCTTCTCCGTCCAAGCCTGTATGATGCCTACCACGAGATCAAGACTGTGGTCAGGGCCGATCGCAAGGAGATTGTCACGGACGTTGTCGGACCGATATGTGAATCCACCGATTTCCTGGCCAGGGACCAGCTGCTCGCCCAGGTTGCTTCCGGTGAGCTGCTGGCAGCGATGAGCGCGGGGGCCTACGGGTTTTCCATGGCATCCCAGTACAACTCCCGGCCGCGATGCGCGGAGGTTATGGTAAGAGGGGGGCGCTTCGAGGTTGTGCGGGACCGGGAGTCCCTTGAGGACCTCGTCAAAGGGGAACGGTTTTTCAAGGAGTAATATGAACTTTCCCGTTAACTTTACAAAAATGAGCGGCACGGGGAACGATTTCATCATCATCGACAATCGATCCGGCGTTGTCCCGGAAGATGAAATGGCGTCCCTGGCCGTACAGGTGTGCAGAAGGCGCCATTCGGTGGGCGCTGATGGCCTTATACTTATCCATGACGATCCCGAGCTGGATTTTTCCTGGCGTTTTTTCAACTCCGACGGGAGTGAGCCGGAAATGTGCGGTAATGGAGCGCGATGCGCCGCCCGATTTGCCTTTACCGAAAAAATTGCCGGACCTTCCATGATCTTCAGGACTATCTCAGGGCCCATCGAAGCCGAGATGCGGGGAAGCAGGGTCCGCGTGCAGCTCACCCCCCCGCAGGGGATGGAGCGGTTGTTTTCCCTTCGCATTGGAGGGGGAAATGAGATTGAGGCCGGCTTCATCGACACCGGTGTTCCTCACACAGTGATTCTCGTGGCCGACGCGGATCTTGACAACACCCCCGTGTCTGAGTTGGGCAGGGAGATCCGCTACCATCCCAGATTCGCCCCGGCCGGCACCAATGTGAATTTCGTGGCGGTTTCCGACACCGGAACTATCCGTATAAGGACCTTCGAAAGGGGCGTTGAGGGCGAAACGCTGGCCTGCGGAACCGGTGCAGTTGCTTCTGCGATCATCTGCGCCGCCCGCGGGTTGGTTACGCCGCCGGTGGAGGTCAGGACTCACGGCGGAGAATCTCTTGCCATTCACACCGATCCGGTCGATCCCGCCCACGGCCGGGCAAAGCTTGAGGGCGCTGCCCACATTGTCTACCGCGGGCAACTGACTGAGGAGACTGTCTCGGGAGGTAAAAATGTTTAAAGGAAGCATGACGGCTCTTGTGACCCCATTTTCCGGAGGTAGAATCGATGCCGAGGCACTTCGCCGGCACATCGACTTCCAGATCGACAATGGAATCGACGGCCTGGTACCCTGCGGCACCACGGGCGAGGCTTCGACCCTGACCCACGAGGAGCACATCGAGGTGGTGCGCATCACTGTTGAGCATGTGAACGGCCGTGTGCCCGTTATTGCAGGGTCTGGCTCCAACTCCACGGAGGAAGCGGCCAGGCTCACCTTGCGGGTCAAGGAAGTTGGCGCCGACGCCAGTCTGATGATCACCCCCTACTACAACAAACCCACCCAGGAGGGGCTCTACCAGCATTTTTCCTACGTTGCCGGAAAGGTGGATATACCCATCATCCTGTACAATGTGCCCGGAAGAACCGGGGTTAACATGCTTCCCGAAACGGTGGGCAGGCTGGCCGGGATACCTAACATTGTTGGGCTCAAAGACGCCACCAGCGATCTGAAGCAGGCCAGCTACACCTTCCAGATGGTCCCTGACGACTTTGTTATCCTCTCCGGTGAGGACGCCATGGTGTATCCTCTCATGAGTATTGGGGGCAGAGGGGTTATCTCTGTCGTGTCCAATATCGCTCCCCGTCAGATGGCGGACCTGACCGGTTCCTTTCTCGGGGGTGATGTCGGGAAGGCCCGTGAACTTCATCACCGGCTGTTGCCACTTTGCGACGCCATGTTTATCGAGACCAACCCAATCCCGGTCAAGGGGGCGCTCTTTATGATGGGCCGCATAAAGGATGAATTCAGGCTGCCCATGGTTCCCCTGTCTGAAGGCTCCAGAGTAAAGCTCCGTAAGACCCTCGGAGAGTTCGGTATAAAACTCTCCTGATGGGGGTCGGAGGTCCTTTCATGATCAAGATAATCGTTTCAGGCGCTGCGGGCCGAATGGGCCGCGCCATCATCGGAGCAGTGCAGGCCGCTGACGACATTCGTTTGACCGGCGCCATCGAAAGAAAAGGGCATCCGGCCCTGGGACAGGACGCCGGATTACTGGCCGGCAAAGGTGATCTTGGAATCCCGCTGGTCAGTGAAATTGACCCGCTCCTCAAGGCGTCCGATGTTCTCATAGATTTTTCCGCCCCCGACGCGGCTCTTCTTTACGTTGAAGCATGTGTGAAAACCGGGATCCCCGCGGTTGTGGGAACCACCGGTCTTGCCTCCGATCAGGTCACATCGATGACCCTCTTTTCACGGACTCTCCCCATCGTCTTTGCTCCAAACATGAGTGTAGGGGTGAACCTTCTGTTCAAGCTGGCCGAGGCGGCGGCCGGGGCCCTTGGGGACGGTTATGACGTGGAGATCATCGAGGCCCATCACCGGCTCAAAAAGGACGCCCCGAGCGGCACCGCCATGCGCCTTGCCAAGGTGGTAGCCGATGCGCTCGGGAGGGACCTGGACCAGACCGCGTGCTATTCACGGCGTGGGCTTATCGGGGAACGGAAAAAAGACGAGATCGGCATTCAGACCATCCGGGCGGGGGACATCGTCGGGGAACACACCCTCATCCTGGCAGGGCCGGGGGAACGCCTTGAGCTGACCCACCGCGCCCACAATCGGGACAATTTCGCCCTGGGCGCCATTCGGGCCGCAGGGTGGGTCGTCAACCA
This genomic stretch from bacterium BMS3Abin14 harbors:
- the argF gene encoding ornithine carbamoyltransferase, whose protein sequence is MKRDFLTLRDLTSGELAGLVQRAREMKHQPRGKDTSRPLMGKSVALLFEKPSTRTRVSFEVGIHQLGGQSIFLSPRDVQLSRGEPLNDTARVLSRYLSALVVRTYSQETLEMLAKEADIPIINALTDLAHPCQIIGDLLTVKENTDEIAGTRVTYVGDGNNVANSLIIGCAAMGLNLDLACPAGYDPDPGFLAEGQRRAAENGGTVRVLRDPVEAAAGSQFLYTDVWTSMGQEEESEKRRHDLADYQLNGRLLDAAAQGAGIMHCLPAHRGEEITDEMMEHPASIVFDQAENRLHAQKAILEWLLTTREK
- the argG gene encoding argininosuccinate synthase, with protein sequence MAKPVVKKVVLAYSGGLDTSVILTWLREEYGCEVVAFAADLGQGDEMDGIREKALNTGASEVFIEDLKEEFVRDFVFPALKGNAIYEGFYLLGTSIARPLIAKAQIDIARRLGADAVAHGATGKGNDQVRFELGYHALMPGITVIAPWREWDLGSRTSLMEYARKHDIPIPVTRDKPYSSDRNLLHISYEGGILEDPWQEPDESMFTLSVAPENAPETPEYITVDFEGGTPVAVDGKALSPANLLLHLNEAGGRHGVGRLDLVENRYVGMKSRGVYETPGGTILYYAHRAVESLTMDREVMHQRDSLTPRFSELIYNGYWFSPEMEWMLKCIEETQRDVTGTARIKLYKGSCRVVGRKAPHSLYMHDFATFEEESVFDQADSTGFIRVNALRLQISAMAKARDK
- the argH1 gene encoding argininosuccinate lyase 1, with protein sequence MSKKPWKGRFQEETTDLMERFSESVSFDQRLYRHDIDGSIAHARMLGERGIIPEENSREIVEGLKSILAQIDGGTLKWDQALEDVHMNIESSLVDLVGDAGLKLHTARSRNDQVALDFRMFIREESGRLGDLLGALLESLLRTAEGHFGTVMPGYTHMQRAQPVLLSHHLMAFFEMFRRDHGRFAQVVDNLDVSPLGAGALAGTTFPIDREKTALDLGFSRISRNSMDAVSDRDFAAEFLFAAALCQVHLSRLAEEIVLWSTQEFSFVILPDSYCTGSSMMPQKKNPDPAELVRGKAGRAIGNLTSLLVILKGLPLTYNRDLQEDKEPVFDSADTLSASIEIMTGLISKTRFDRKRLQQATVDGFTTATDLADYLVTRDVPFRRAHEIVGEMVRDCLERECALTDLTLDEMRRYCEQIDQDVYDALSVQSSVKRRDVAGGTAPGRVKKAMEEARVFLDQNTGAD
- the lysA gene encoding diaminopimelate decarboxylase, whose amino-acid sequence is MNYFTYRGNELYCEEVPVEAIAGEVGTPFYLYSATTIERHYRVFEEAFADVRHLVCFSVKSNSNLAVLNLMGSMGAGADIVSSGELFRAMKSGIDPGKIVYSGVGKRDDEIRHALSSGILMFNVESEEELKAIGRIAEDMSMVAPVSLRVNPDVDPGTHPYISTGMKKNKFGIPIVEARSLYRTAAGMDHLDVVGIDCHIGSQLTTATPFGDAISKMMELVYHLENDGIRIDYIDVGGGLGIVYDKESPPLPASYAETILRAVGNSDRTLIFEPGRVLVGNAGALITRVLFNKRGSTKNFVIVDAGMNDLLRPSLYDAYHEIKTVVRADRKEIVTDVVGPICESTDFLARDQLLAQVASGELLAAMSAGAYGFSMASQYNSRPRCAEVMVRGGRFEVVRDRESLEDLVKGERFFKE
- the dapF gene encoding diaminopimelate epimerase, which gives rise to MNFPVNFTKMSGTGNDFIIIDNRSGVVPEDEMASLAVQVCRRRHSVGADGLILIHDDPELDFSWRFFNSDGSEPEMCGNGARCAARFAFTEKIAGPSMIFRTISGPIEAEMRGSRVRVQLTPPQGMERLFSLRIGGGNEIEAGFIDTGVPHTVILVADADLDNTPVSELGREIRYHPRFAPAGTNVNFVAVSDTGTIRIRTFERGVEGETLACGTGAVASAIICAARGLVTPPVEVRTHGGESLAIHTDPVDPAHGRAKLEGAAHIVYRGQLTEETVSGGKNV
- the dapA gene encoding 4-hydroxy-tetrahydrodipicolinate synthase translates to MFKGSMTALVTPFSGGRIDAEALRRHIDFQIDNGIDGLVPCGTTGEASTLTHEEHIEVVRITVEHVNGRVPVIAGSGSNSTEEAARLTLRVKEVGADASLMITPYYNKPTQEGLYQHFSYVAGKVDIPIILYNVPGRTGVNMLPETVGRLAGIPNIVGLKDATSDLKQASYTFQMVPDDFVILSGEDAMVYPLMSIGGRGVISVVSNIAPRQMADLTGSFLGGDVGKARELHHRLLPLCDAMFIETNPIPVKGALFMMGRIKDEFRLPMVPLSEGSRVKLRKTLGEFGIKLS
- the dapB gene encoding 4-hydroxy-tetrahydrodipicolinate reductase; protein product: MIKIIVSGAAGRMGRAIIGAVQAADDIRLTGAIERKGHPALGQDAGLLAGKGDLGIPLVSEIDPLLKASDVLIDFSAPDAALLYVEACVKTGIPAVVGTTGLASDQVTSMTLFSRTLPIVFAPNMSVGVNLLFKLAEAAAGALGDGYDVEIIEAHHRLKKDAPSGTAMRLAKVVADALGRDLDQTACYSRRGLIGERKKDEIGIQTIRAGDIVGEHTLILAGPGERLELTHRAHNRDNFALGAIRAAGWVVNQPAGLYTMADVLGLD